From a single Micromonospora sp. WMMD1102 genomic region:
- a CDS encoding SigE family RNA polymerase sigma factor: MAPKHSVDEEFREFVAARSAALLRTAYLLAGDWATAEDLLQTALTKTYLAWKRLGEIEAVEPYARRVLINTATSWWRRRWHGERPTEVLPERPAPDQIEEQLERDRLWRHVRTLPVRQRAVLVLRFYEDLSEAQTAALLDISPGTVKSQTSRALATLRRRLGAEADSRMPQGEEALTRVPVREADHRRSARPADGQLPVTPPELPRPRPAVARRPAALTVPAQAVPAVGAEA; the protein is encoded by the coding sequence GTGGCGCCGAAGCACTCGGTCGACGAGGAGTTCCGCGAGTTCGTCGCGGCCCGCTCGGCAGCCCTGCTGCGTACGGCGTACCTGCTCGCCGGGGACTGGGCCACCGCCGAGGACCTGTTGCAGACGGCGTTGACCAAGACGTACCTCGCCTGGAAGCGGCTCGGCGAGATCGAGGCGGTCGAGCCGTACGCCCGGCGGGTCCTGATCAACACGGCGACCAGCTGGTGGCGGCGACGCTGGCACGGTGAGCGCCCCACCGAGGTGCTGCCCGAGCGTCCCGCCCCGGACCAGATCGAGGAACAGCTCGAACGCGACCGGCTGTGGCGGCACGTCCGCACCCTGCCGGTCCGGCAGCGGGCCGTACTCGTACTCCGGTTCTACGAGGATCTCTCCGAGGCGCAGACCGCCGCACTGCTCGACATCTCACCGGGCACGGTGAAGAGCCAGACCTCCCGGGCCCTCGCCACGCTGCGCCGCCGGCTCGGTGCCGAGGCCGACAGCCGGATGCCGCAGGGCGAGGAGGCGCTGACCCGGGTACCCGTGCGGGAGGCCGACCACCGTCGGTCCGCCCGCCCGGCCGACGGCCAGCTCCCGGTCACCCCGCCCGAGCTGCCCCGGCCGCGCCCGGCCGTGGCCCGGCGGCCGGCCGCGCTGACGGTGCCGGCCCAGGCCGTCCCGGCGGTCGGAGCGGAAGCGTGA
- a CDS encoding PH domain-containing protein → MGNPSGEPPEPEDDDERRRRERDTEPIPRVQPDEGPHFGTGPSYSDGPAYSDGPAYSDDIGYGERRAGTRGWVRDPDQGPEISEEELAGLRVDASGMPLGPRRVLPLEDEPTSLVARYLFPTERYRGEWKRHKISLATPLLIGLLATFVLGYLSGFLAGQEVGALTTVAVLIWLGIMGWVAWKVADWYFDRFILTNKRVMVVNGIITRQVAMMPLLRVTDMKYEQSPLGRALNYGTFVLESAGQEQALREVKYLPNPNELYLRVVEEMYEPQAVEARLGKEAEEAKADDGA, encoded by the coding sequence ATGGGTAATCCGTCGGGTGAACCCCCTGAGCCCGAGGACGACGACGAACGTCGACGGCGCGAACGGGACACCGAGCCGATCCCACGGGTCCAGCCCGACGAGGGGCCACACTTCGGCACCGGCCCCTCCTATTCGGACGGGCCCGCCTACTCCGACGGTCCTGCCTACTCCGACGACATCGGCTACGGCGAGCGCCGGGCCGGCACCCGAGGCTGGGTCCGGGATCCGGACCAGGGCCCGGAGATCTCCGAGGAGGAGCTGGCCGGGCTCCGGGTCGACGCCTCCGGGATGCCGCTCGGCCCGCGCCGGGTGCTGCCGCTGGAGGACGAGCCGACCTCGCTGGTGGCCCGCTACCTCTTCCCGACCGAGCGCTACCGGGGCGAGTGGAAGCGGCACAAGATCTCCCTCGCCACCCCGCTGCTGATCGGCCTGCTCGCCACCTTCGTGCTCGGCTACCTCTCCGGTTTCCTCGCCGGCCAGGAGGTCGGCGCGCTGACCACGGTCGCCGTGCTGATCTGGCTCGGCATCATGGGCTGGGTCGCCTGGAAGGTGGCCGACTGGTATTTCGACCGCTTCATCCTCACCAACAAGCGGGTGATGGTGGTCAACGGGATCATCACCCGGCAGGTGGCGATGATGCCGCTGCTGCGGGTCACCGACATGAAATACGAGCAGTCGCCGCTCGGCCGGGCGCTCAACTACGGCACCTTCGTGCTGGAGTCCGCCGGCCAGGAGCAGGCCCTCCGCGAGGTCAAGTACCTGCCCAACCCCAACGAGCTCTACCTGCGCGTGGTCGAGGAGATGTACGAGCCGCAGGCAGTGGAGGCGCGGCTGGGCAAGGAGGCCGAGGAGGCCAAGGCCGACGACGGCGCCTGA